The Denticeps clupeoides chromosome 1, fDenClu1.1, whole genome shotgun sequence genome segment acttacaatcaatagttacagggacagtcccccctggagcaacttaggtttaagtgtcttgctcagggtcacaatggtagtaagtgggatttgaacctgggtcttctggagtttgttacccactaggctaccaccctgctttctctgcttctctttttttttatcctgctttctcttttatATGTTTAatcaatttgccaaaacctcaagtaaacttttttcatgttgtcattatggggtgttgtgtttagaattctgaggaaaaaatgcatccattttggaataaagctgtaacagaacaaaatgtggaaaagttcataTTTTCTGGTTGCACTGTATATAATGTAATTGTGAACACTTTTGTAATCACCGGCATATAATGTTTAAGTTTGAAAGTTTCAAAAAGCATTAATCTAAGCCTGTACTGCACCTGATAGTTCCCAGTGTTTTTTAGAGCGGATGTGACACTTATGTCCatcgtgtgtctgtgtgaattgATTTGGCAGAGGGTTTCCCGCTGTCAGGCCTGCAGAGCCCAGTGAACGCCACAATGCGCCGCTTCGCCCACGGATCTGATGCAGTGGCCGCCCACTGGAACTTCAGCCTGCTGGGCGGCCAGGGGGGCTGGCAGTCAGACGGCTGCCGCATTATACACCAGGATGACAACTTCACCAGCATCTCCTGTCACATGCTGGGTAACTACGCTGTGCTCATGGTGAGGAGAGAAAGACAAACTCATCGACCCACAATGACACCcgtacacatgcacatatgGTGTCCACAGATGTGCTTTGTTCAGAGGTCTCATAAGAGCCTTGTAATGTGTTCATATGTTTGTGTggattcatttgtgtgtgtgtgtgtgcgtgtatgtatgttAGGACCTGAATGGATCAGAGGATGTAGTTCACACTGTCACGCCCCTACACCCTGTTATTTATGCTACAGCCGTCATCCTCCTGCTGTGTCTGTTAACAGTCATAGGCAGCTACATCTACCACCATCGGTAAGAGGCTCTCTGTACCCTAATACAAATTTACCCTAATGTACCCTAATACAGAGATTAATTACAATGGTTTAGGTGTCTGTTGAAGGCAAAACAATTGGTCATTTATAAtgacattattataattattctgTCCAGGACTGTGCGGGTCAGTAGGAAGTGCTGGCATATGCTAGTGAATCTGTGTCTGCACATCTTCCTCACCTGCGGCGTGTTTGTAGGAGGCATCAACCAGACGCGCTACGCCAGCGTGTGCCAGGCGGTGGGTTCCTCTCTGattttaaagaaatacaaaatacatgTTTTAGGATGTTTAGTCtagtttattaaataattttaaaaagagatATTTGCAGAGGAATTTTTGAAAGTTTACCCACCGTTTATCTTTTCTTAATTAAAAGTACAGTTTTTCTACATCTAAATAATGATCATACTGTCGATTCATTCTTAGTTTCTTCCTTGAGAGCCTTCATTGACTGTGCTTGAAGTTTAtgtagactgttttttttttttttccccttaggTGGGCATTGTGCTGCATTACTCCACCCTCGCTACGGCTCTGTGGTCAGGGGTGACGGCACGCAACATCTACAAACAGGTGACCCGCAAAGCCAAATCCTATGAAGAGCTGGACGAACCTCCTCCACCACCCAGGCCCATGCTTAGGTAGAGTACTTCATCTCTCACAGTTCACCTGCCAGGCCAGATCTTAACTTTTGAATAATTATGAATACTTTCCACCACTCGGTGTCAGCAGAGAAGCTGGTTAAAAGGACAGGTATGTTTCCGAAATCCATTTCAAATCACGTCTCTAAATAAAGCAAGCATACATTATCATATAAATAACCATGATGATGTTTTTGGTATTGATTCGAATCCTGAAATCACCAACTGTTTTTGCACAAGATCACAACAGGCTGCTTTTCATATAAGGACGTCCTACTTCAGGGGTGGGACAGGTTTTTAGCTCAAGGATCCcattgacttttaaaatttgaCAGAAGGACTgggccagcaccagatgcatacatatcagacacaaaaaaaggcatttcagttttaataattacattcatttttagtGGAACAGTGTTGCTGATCACCCTTCACTTCGGAGAAAGGCTTGCTACAATAAGAAGCAGAAGAACTGAGTGGGGAAATGAGCaagttggatgtaaatagttcaATGTTGCTTGTTGAGATGTGTGCTACATGgaggttaaacacagtttagtgtaggtgggcggTCAGGCACATCTCCATTGTGTTGTGCCGGACAATCTTCCTCCTGGTTCAGTGAAAGCTTGCCTCAGTAATCAAATATTGCAATCATGCAGTGGAAAGAAATTgtcatttctacatttttttttaacgtctTGGTCAAAACAAATTCCGCACACCAGACGTTGCTGTTGGTGCAACCAAAATGCAGTCCATTTCACCTTCTCAGcagccatttttacatttttccttaCACTAATTGAAACACATCACCCTTTGGGTTCAGGCAAAGGTCTTCAGCTCTATCTGTGCCTCATGCACTACCTCTAGGCATTGTAGGACGAGGTCAAATGGAAGCAGCCATAAATATGATTTGGGCAATTCTACACCAATCTTTGGCGGGCCATATTAAAAATGTGGCCCACGAGTCATAGTTTGCCCACCCATTGACTAGTTGTTGACGGTAAATGTCTTTCATGCCATCTGGTCAACTCCCATATAATGGGAGGTGCAACCTTGCTTTAAACTGGATCTTCACCGGCCAAAATTGCCTTCTCTATACGCTGATAAAATAATGAGAGCTTTTATTCTACATATTGCAtatcagctttttaaaatgctttattgtGTGGCTACCATTAAGTAAATTCATCACTTTCATTCTGAATTAAAAAGTTAAATCTGCTTCTTGATTAGTGTGTCATTGCTTGTCTTCTATGGCAAGAGAAttggtgaaatgaataatggtttctctcttttttttttttttttttaggttttatttgATTGGAGGAGGGATCCCAGTCATTGTCTGTGGTATTACTGCTGCAGCCAACATTAAAAACTACGGCAGTCGCCCCAACGCCCCATAGTGAGTGTTGATAATTTGTGTCCCCTTACCTAACTAAAAACAATGTGAAGGGTTACTCTGTGAAGGgtaatgtgaatgtgaaataaCGTCAGGGAGGTGAgctgtagatttttttaaatataaactaAATGATTTGATTGCCATGTTTAAGATATGGAAACCGTTGTATGGCAACAGCATAGTAGCTGACTGAACAGTGGCTGAATGAGCCACTGCCACAGAAGCTGCATGATAGGCATATATAGATCCTTATAGCCATGTGTCTAGCTGAGCTTCTTTCTAGAAGCTCTATGTTTTTCACCCTTCTTTCCTCATTGGTGTCTTATTATAACTGATATTGCTTTTGTTAATGAAGGCTGCTGCAAACCCACGCTCCCGCTTTGTGAATAACGGATAGTGAGCGGAGGCGAAAAGTTTAGTGTCTCTTCTCTTACTTCCCTCctgtttctccctctctctgaagTTGTGAGAACCTAATTATGGCGCGCTATTTATAGATCTGCACATCTCCCCAATACGGTGGCTGCCAGTTTCCCAGACACTCTCGATTCCTggccacacacactccctctctctctcctgcactTGCTCTGTCTGGTGTGCATTGATGGCAGCTGCTTGGATTGTGTAACAGCTCTAAGTGATTTGGAAATGGGCACCATCTGAATCTCAGACCTTAtaggggaaaaaatatttatttgatttgttttttatttgcttattaAATAGTATAGGACGTAGGGGTGCAACAAGcctacaattttatttttatattgcaattttttccccccatagcATTTTACATCcagagattttaaatgaaatcaaCATGCTTTCTTAAGTCTATTTAGCCtctaaaacaaatataaaaatagttTCACAATATCTGCAATATGAGCACAAACTCTTTCTAATGTAGAAAGtctaaaatatattattgtatCAAAATGATTGTATTCTTTTTATCTGATGTTGTTTTGGCTCTTTTCTCTCTGCTCTCAGTTGCTGGATGGCGTGGGAGCCCAGTCTGGGTGCGTTCTACGGCCCCGCAGCCTTCATCGTTTTTGTAGACTGCATGTACTTCCTGAGCATCCTGCTTCAACTGCGCCGGCATCCCGAGCGGCGCTACGAGCTAAAAGAGCCAGCAGAAGAACAGCAACGCCTGGCCACCAGTGTTGCCGAGACTACCGACATGGCCTCAGCGGCAGCCCACTTGGATTCGTCATCTGTTGCCGCCTCGCAGACACTGTCTCTGTCAGCCCTTGAGAACGAGCACACTTTCCCCAAACAGTTACTGGGTGTGGCCAGCACGTTGGCGCTCTATGCTGCTTTGTGGGTCTTTGGCGGCATGGCTGTGTCCCTGGAGAGCCCGACTGACCTGGTGTTTGCGTGCCTGTTTGGCATCAGCGCTCTGGTCCTCAGTGCCTTTCTCATAATGCACCATTGTGTGAACCGGCAGGACATGCGCCGCTATTGGACGTGCTCCTGCTGCCTGAGGAGGAGGGAGTATGACGCACAGGTCAATGATCTTTACCCGGTATCAGGGTTGGCAGCAGGGTCTGGCACCATCACTAGGGGCAATGGGGAGGTGTCAAAGTGCGCCCAGAGCAGTGCTGAGTCGTCCTGCACCAATAAAAGTGCCCCAAGTGTGCGGAACTCGACTCAGGGCTGCAAACTCACTAACCTCCAGGTTGAGGCCGCCCAGTGCAAAGCTATGCCCACCCCAGCAAATGGCACTGTCCTTCTGGACAACAGTCTGACTGAACATTCATTGGATAATGAGATTAAAATGCACGTGGCGCCACTGGAAGTCCAGTTTCGAcctatcaacaacaacaaccaccaccaccacatgaCTGGCAGCACCAATGGGCACCCAGTCCGGCACCACAAGAACCGGGCGAGAGCGCACCGAGCCAGTCGGTTGACAGTGTTGCGGGAGTATGCGTATGATGTGCCCACCAGCGTTGAAGGCAGCGTTCAGAGCGCACCCCAAAGGCGGCACCATCACCATGACAGCCATCACACCCGCAATAGCCGGCGTGCTGCCTACATGGCCTACAGGGAGAGGCAGCAAAgccagctgcagcaggacagcAGCGACGCCAGTACCACGCTGCCCCGTCGCCCACGCTATGCTGACAGGGTCAAGGCCTCCAGCAACAGCCTGGCCAACAGCAAGTCCAACAGTCAGAGCAACGGTCTTGTGAACGGGCTAGGCAGCGGTGGCAGTGGGGATGACggaggagaaggggaggggcAGAGTAAAAACTGCACTAACCAACCCCTACCTGTAGAACTGGAGACTCAGCCAAAGTCGTACGGCTTGAACCTGGCGTCTCAGAATGGACCCGCTAAAGACAGCAGGCAGCCTGTCCTGTCTGTCCGGAACTCTGAGAGTGCGGCCAGCATCAAGACGGGCTTGTGGAAGCACGAAACCACAGTGTAACCCACACTCCCGTTCcaactgtgaaatgtgttttatattttatttttagaatataaaatttgaaagaaaaagaaaaatattggATTTGTTATTGTGTATCTTGAAATAGGtatgatattttttattatgtgataAATGGGGGTTGTACATGTTGGATGTTCTGCCTTTTACACTGTAGTCGATCAGCATATGGTCTATTTTTATACAGTTTCTACCCCTACAGTCCAGTTACTTTATTctttcgttgtttttttttaactgcatgGCCTGTTCTGGTAATTTTGCGGCCACATTAAggctctgtttttttatttctcatttgtttTAGCACAATAAACTGTTTCTGATCGTGCTACATGAACAGAAATCAATATCTCCTTATTGTATCGGAGGAGTTCAAAAGTGCAGTAAAAAATCTTTTCTGAATGTGTTCTTGAAGTCTTGCTTTTTATGAAAGTGGTGTcctgtgtgttcttttttttttttttttccccttcccccCAAAAAGGAGCCCTGCTGTCATTGCGATTTCGTGTTTTCTTGTTCACAGCACATAATATTTCGGCGGTCATTGGCCTCCTGCTGCCTGACTGGCAGCTGACTGAGATATGTGTCACATCAGTCATGAAGAGGAGTGGATAATTACCGAATTGTTTCACCTCTTCCTCTGCCCTCATGTACCACCTTCTTCACCATTAAGGGCCTGAACTGTTGGCTGCAGGGAACAAACTTAAAAATGGAAGGAGAAACCACGCTTGTACAGTGGTGGCATGTACGTCctatttcaagattcaagacagTTCGCCCATCTTCAAGTGCACAAAAGGTGCAGCCGGTGGTACATCTGACAAGATATAAAGTGTAGATGAGACACAGCGGTACAAATTTGAACAAACCAATAAGATAAACTAGTTCAAGTAAAAGAGAATTTAGGTGGCATGTTTggcattttttggttttgtagtGTATTGCTGTAGGAAATCTGTGAAGCCAAATTGAGACTCAATTATGTTTGTAAGTTAGTCAGCACTTTATATCAACTATAGTAAAAATAATTAGCCTATGTAAATGTTACTTGTTACTGTGCAGTTACTTGACTTCCTAACAACATTCTGTCAGCATAGAAAGACTCCAAGGAACAGAGCACTTGACTATTGTTACCGTGCAAAAGAAATCAGTGGAGCTCAGAAAGAGGTGATTCACAGTGTATGGAACTGTACCTTGTATAATTGTGAAGTACAAGGAGACAAATTCTGTAAGAAACAAAACCGGCTGTGGCCGTAAGGGTAAGCTTTCAAGAATTCTGGAGAGAAAAATAGTCTTAGATGTCAGCAAGGAGCCCTGGACATCTGCCAAGATGATTGCTGCTGACCTGGCCTCTTCTTGAGTCAATGTTTGGAGTCTTCTGGAGTCAATGTTTCAAGGAACATAGGTGTGAGGGCTCTTCATCATGGTGGGCATTCCAGAAGAACCTCTATACTCAAAGATCAGCACATCAGACCGGGACTGTTTAGTCACATGGATGTTGCAGAGTCAGCCTTGTTTGGGTGCATTGTatcatgaaaaaagtgaaagtgagtgaagagattgtcatatactgcagcatagcacacaacgaaatgtgtcctctgaatttagccatcacccttggtgagcagtgggaaaccatgacaggcgctcaaggagcagtgtgtggggactgtgctttgcacagtggcaccttggcggatcaggatttgaactagcaaccttctgattacagggccacttccttaaccactaggccaccactgccaccaagcTTCTTGGTGTAGGCTTAGGTCATCGCTGGGTCTTTCAATAAGACAATGATCCAAAGCATACAAACATTAGTCCAACAGTTCCTCAAGTATACCAAATCCGAGATCCTGGAGTGGCACAGAGCCCAGagtggacattgttatttatagAGTATAACAAGCActtgttaatggtcattttcatggaaatTGAGAATATTGACTCATTTCATAAGGGAGGCTAATAATTTTGGCTTCTTTCCCTGAGACCTCCTGTCCTGTGGCTGACTCATCACTGAGTTCCTCTTCTATTTCCATCTCTCTTCCCTTATTCATGACCAGGTGGAGATCAccagcaaaacatttttaaagaaccCATCTTCCATCTCTCCACCACATGCTCATCCCCATCACcttacattaatattttatggtGAACCAGGTGATTCTATGCCAGTGATCTGTGTTCATTACATCCCAGTGTAATTTAAAGAGACGGTGAGCATTGGCACTGGTTCTGAACTAGAACAAAGCAGTCGTCATGCTTCTCATGGTCCAACCTGTATTTGTGAGCGTGTTTTCATT includes the following:
- the adgra3 gene encoding adhesion G protein-coupled receptor A3, which gives rise to MKLGASCLLRFLAFLLLGGEGGAVSKSDCKSYEERPKNPGKVSPSAAPGEKVVCSNLELERVLPPDQFSNRTASLILSNNKIQELRNGSFFGLSSLERLDLKNNIISQIEPGAFLGLYSLKRLDLSNNRIGCLNVDIFKGLTSLMRLNLSGNLFSSLSQGTFDSLLSLKILDFQTPFLLCDCNMVWLLHLVKERGLLVKNTLCSYPRALQKQLVTTLDPEALTCDAPLELPSFQMTPSQRQVVFQGDSLPFQCTASFVDADMQVLWYQDGKMVEPDATQGIYIEKSMVQNCSLIASALTISNIQPGFTGNWECRVWTSRGNNTRAVHIVVLESSAKYCPPDKVSNNKGEFRWPRTLAGITANLPCNRLASGAGIYSSSSADERRASRHCDQGGVWTGGDYTRCQYQKDVTRVLYIINQMPLNLTNAVTTARQLLVYTVEAANFSDKMDVIFVAEMIEKFGKFAEKYRELGDVMVDISSNLMLADERVLLLAQREAHACSRIVECLQRIAAYRLASGNQGYSTTSHNIALEALPIKASTFNGLNCTLFQKVTLERSGMPHFSSRDPDINLDRQLSLKCNVSTLSSLALKNTIIEASLQLPPSLFSSLSGPGQVDDVVYKLQLLAFRNGKLFPPSRNSTVMADDGRRRSVATPILLAKIEGFPLSGLQSPVNATMRRFAHGSDAVAAHWNFSLLGGQGGWQSDGCRIIHQDDNFTSISCHMLGNYAVLMDLNGSEDVVHTVTPLHPVIYATAVILLLCLLTVIGSYIYHHRTVRVSRKCWHMLVNLCLHIFLTCGVFVGGINQTRYASVCQAVGIVLHYSTLATALWSGVTARNIYKQVTRKAKSYEELDEPPPPPRPMLRFYLIGGGIPVIVCGITAAANIKNYGSRPNAPYCWMAWEPSLGAFYGPAAFIVFVDCMYFLSILLQLRRHPERRYELKEPAEEQQRLATSVAETTDMASAAAHLDSSSVAASQTLSLSALENEHTFPKQLLGVASTLALYAALWVFGGMAVSLESPTDLVFACLFGISALVLSAFLIMHHCVNRQDMRRYWTCSCCLRRREYDAQVNDLYPVSGLAAGSGTITRGNGEVSKCAQSSAESSCTNKSAPSVRNSTQGCKLTNLQVEAAQCKAMPTPANGTVLLDNSLTEHSLDNEIKMHVAPLEVQFRPINNNNHHHHMTGSTNGHPVRHHKNRARAHRASRLTVLREYAYDVPTSVEGSVQSAPQRRHHHHDSHHTRNSRRAAYMAYRERQQSQLQQDSSDASTTLPRRPRYADRVKASSNSLANSKSNSQSNGLVNGLGSGGSGDDGGEGEGQSKNCTNQPLPVELETQPKSYGLNLASQNGPAKDSRQPVLSVRNSESAASIKTGLWKHETTV